A part of Streptantibioticus cattleyicolor NRRL 8057 = DSM 46488 genomic DNA contains:
- a CDS encoding glycoside hydrolase family 13 protein yields the protein MSAPWWHQAVLYQVYPRSFADGDGDGTGDLKGLRDRLPYLAALGVDALWICPWYPSPWADGGYDVTDHRGVHPLLGTLADAEELVAAAHAQDLRVLLDLVPNHTATDHPWFRAALAAGPGSPERRRYHFHDGHGDAPPTDWRGAYGRPVWSRVTEPDGTPGQWYLHLFGPQQPDLDWSHPDVSAAFDEVLRFWFDRGVDGLRVDVAHAIAKAPGLRDDGRHPYWDRDEVHDVHRRWRAAADTRTPPRFLIGEVWVDGPERLARYVRPGELHSVFAFDLLTAPWRAGHLRRAVDGTLEALGRVGAAPTWVLGNHDAVRQVSRYGRPQPWHPVRESGELDDAWEDLALGRRRARAAALLMLALPGGACLYQGEELGLEEVEDLPEALLEDPNWELSGRTDRGRDGCRVPLPWTPDGPWLGFGGPPWLPQPPAWRRLAASVQDGDPGSTLELYRAALRLRPAHHGPLRWLDAPADVLDLTRGGTTRCVVNLSAGRHRLPAGHQVLLASGELDGDRLPPDTTVWLRPAP from the coding sequence GTGTCCGCACCGTGGTGGCACCAGGCCGTGCTCTACCAGGTCTACCCCCGCAGCTTCGCCGACGGGGACGGTGACGGCACCGGTGACCTCAAGGGGCTGCGGGACCGGCTGCCGTACCTCGCCGCGCTCGGCGTGGACGCGCTGTGGATCTGCCCGTGGTACCCCTCACCGTGGGCCGACGGCGGATACGACGTCACCGACCACCGCGGGGTCCACCCGCTCCTGGGCACCCTCGCCGACGCCGAGGAACTGGTGGCGGCGGCCCACGCGCAGGACCTGCGCGTCCTGCTCGACCTGGTGCCCAACCACACCGCCACCGACCACCCGTGGTTCCGCGCGGCCCTCGCCGCCGGACCCGGCTCTCCGGAACGGCGGCGCTACCACTTCCACGACGGACACGGCGACGCGCCCCCCACCGACTGGCGCGGCGCCTACGGCCGTCCGGTGTGGAGCCGCGTCACCGAACCCGACGGCACCCCGGGCCAGTGGTACCTCCACCTGTTCGGACCCCAGCAGCCCGACCTCGACTGGTCCCACCCCGACGTGTCCGCCGCCTTCGACGAGGTGCTGCGCTTCTGGTTCGACCGCGGCGTGGACGGTCTGCGCGTCGACGTCGCCCACGCCATCGCCAAGGCCCCCGGACTGCGTGACGACGGCCGCCACCCGTACTGGGACCGCGACGAGGTGCACGACGTCCACCGGCGCTGGCGGGCCGCCGCCGACACCCGTACCCCGCCGCGCTTCCTGATCGGCGAGGTGTGGGTGGACGGCCCCGAACGCCTCGCCCGCTACGTGCGCCCCGGCGAACTGCACTCGGTGTTCGCCTTCGACCTCCTCACCGCGCCGTGGCGGGCCGGACACCTGCGGCGTGCCGTCGACGGCACGCTGGAGGCGTTGGGCCGGGTCGGCGCCGCGCCCACCTGGGTGCTCGGCAACCACGACGCGGTGCGCCAGGTCTCCCGGTACGGCCGCCCCCAGCCGTGGCATCCGGTACGGGAGTCGGGGGAGCTGGACGACGCCTGGGAGGACCTGGCGCTGGGCCGCCGCCGGGCCCGGGCCGCCGCCTTGCTGATGCTGGCGCTGCCCGGCGGTGCCTGCCTCTACCAGGGCGAGGAACTGGGCCTGGAGGAGGTGGAGGACCTCCCCGAGGCGCTGCTGGAGGACCCCAACTGGGAGCTGTCCGGCCGCACCGACCGGGGCCGGGACGGCTGCCGCGTCCCCCTGCCGTGGACCCCGGACGGCCCCTGGCTCGGCTTCGGCGGCCCGCCCTGGCTGCCGCAGCCGCCCGCCTGGCGCCGCCTCGCCGCCTCCGTCCAGGACGGCGACCCCGGCTCCACCCTGGAGCTGTACCGCGCCGCCCTGCGCCTGCGCCCCGCGCACCACGGCCCGCTGCGCTGGCTCGACGCCCCCGCCGACGTCCTCGATCTCACCCGCGGCGGGACCACCCGGTGCGTGGTCAACCTCTCCGCCGGCCGCCACCGGCTGCCCGCCGGTCACCAAGTGCTGCTGGCCAGCGGCGAGTTGGACGGTGACCGGCTGCCCCCGGACACCACGGTGTGGCTCCGCCCGGCACCGTGA
- a CDS encoding DUF7158 domain-containing protein: MSAGHAAAQAQRTAEVIGTVHGRPVRRDRLDRRLAALRNGPGAAALPVAGSGEGRQLVRWTAHVLFTEELCAGLARRAGVDTGAAPPPLDALGAVQLGSVNAAAWRSHPAVGALFTAFAGAVARRPAPVAPAVRRWRLAVAEGATPQAAAGARPASIGWTTLADLPLALADAARPLAPGEHSAPVYAAGTWHVVHAVEVADAPLTAPGPDRPDPTVLVAFARRLDLERARSVRPAPGFEHPGDPAQPDNTHRH; the protein is encoded by the coding sequence GTGAGCGCCGGGCACGCCGCCGCCCAGGCACAGCGCACCGCCGAGGTGATCGGCACGGTGCACGGCAGGCCGGTACGGCGGGACCGGCTCGACCGGCGGCTGGCCGCGCTGCGGAACGGGCCGGGCGCCGCCGCGCTGCCGGTGGCGGGCAGCGGGGAGGGCCGCCAGCTCGTGCGGTGGACGGCTCACGTGCTCTTCACCGAGGAGTTGTGCGCCGGGCTGGCCCGCCGCGCCGGGGTGGACACCGGGGCCGCGCCGCCGCCGCTCGACGCGCTCGGCGCGGTGCAGCTCGGCTCCGTCAACGCCGCGGCGTGGCGCTCGCATCCGGCGGTGGGCGCCCTGTTCACCGCGTTCGCCGGTGCGGTGGCGCGGCGGCCGGCCCCGGTGGCGCCGGCGGTACGGCGGTGGCGGCTGGCGGTCGCCGAGGGGGCCACCCCGCAGGCCGCCGCCGGTGCCCGCCCGGCGTCGATCGGCTGGACCACGCTGGCCGATCTGCCGCTCGCCCTCGCCGACGCCGCCCGCCCGCTCGCCCCCGGAGAACACAGCGCGCCGGTGTACGCCGCCGGGACCTGGCACGTGGTGCACGCCGTCGAGGTGGCCGACGCCCCGCTCACCGCCCCCGGCCCGGACCGCCCCGACCCCACCGTCCTGGTCGCCTTCGCCCGCCGGCTCGATCTGGAACGCGCCCGCTCCGTCCGCCCGGCCCCCGGCTTCGAGCACCCCGGCGACCCGGCCCAGCCCGACAACACCCATCGGCATTAG